One Gordonia zhaorongruii DNA segment encodes these proteins:
- a CDS encoding UvrD-helicase domain-containing protein, whose protein sequence is MTDTADRTFDLRDPLPTGTTVLEASAGTGKTYAIVSLAVRYIAEGVPVSRLLMATFSNAASAELRDRTRSRITECLSALDENEGEAREADVLIGWIVDAPPDTVERRRARLVAALSDFDAATMATTHTFCNRMLAALGFLGEREQQYPIVEDVDDIVAEIARDAYVARFAGDPDAAPEFAEALGIATGAVRNANAILAPERDDERSDDSDLRVRMATHIRQQTQRRKRAARLRTYDDLQNTLFRIVTDPDIGDAACLRIRDQFSVVLIDEFQDTDPQQWEIVRRCFHGGVPLILVGDPKQSIYAFRGAEVLSYLNAVQTAQDRRLLTVNRRSDEAVVNGLGVLFAGATFGHDEIAYHPVGAHHGGTRIHGAPAVRIRGFTKNDFSAFTRDGTSPLVGGVRDRVIDDVAADVAALLASEVTVDVDGVTRRVQPGDIAVLLRANRTIEPLQKAFTERGVASVVTSGTSVFATDAARHWWHVLTAIDQPSRQPRVRLAALSPLVGHTAEKLETQGDTGVGTLAGQFAELGRVFAEGGFAAMSSRLFDEFETARRLLGSARGERLLTDVRQVADVCNRYAAESGAGLTSITEWLGEQIGERSSWSGRGDATRRLDRDTAAVQVMTVHASKGLEFPIVYVPFGWDGASHPNPSTFVFHEDDGRRYLDVGGKSARGYHRRDARSRREAAGEDLRLMYVAATRARSQVVLWWAPSTTTARGALHRLLFTAADRTAAAATNMVAPIPDTVPIPAEDIDCVGVLRDVAARSDSISVEPAGRHPHTRAPRSAQSGTAVPELEVARFTRRIDDGWRRTSYSAIVAAAHAAAHAVSVTHSADVIRTGSEPDEVERSDEPSDIPDPTAGSGDAGEGRPSPMNGLPFGAAFGTLVHEVLEHVDTSATDIDAHVARLSAEGAAGRGVAIDVPTLSAALVKVLTTPLGFGDLWSVRPSDRLAELDFELPLSANGGGFGLDAVGALLAEHLPSDDPLAPYAESVRTVSDEKFRGFLTGSIDSVLRTPDRRFVVVDYKTNRLRPGELTVEDFGREAMAAEMMSSHYPLQALLYSVALHRYLSLRLPEYRPEQHLGPVQYHFVRGMAGPGTPAGCGVFEWQLPAGLVVDMSDLLAGSEGRAR, encoded by the coding sequence ATGACCGACACCGCCGATCGCACATTCGACCTTCGGGATCCACTGCCGACCGGCACAACGGTTCTCGAAGCCAGTGCGGGTACCGGTAAGACGTACGCGATCGTCTCGCTGGCAGTCCGGTACATCGCCGAAGGCGTGCCGGTGTCGCGACTGCTCATGGCGACCTTCTCCAATGCGGCGTCGGCCGAGTTGCGTGATCGGACGAGGTCCCGGATCACGGAGTGCCTGTCCGCTCTCGACGAAAACGAGGGAGAGGCCCGCGAGGCTGACGTCCTGATCGGCTGGATCGTCGACGCGCCGCCCGACACCGTGGAGCGGCGTCGCGCGCGTCTCGTCGCGGCGCTGTCGGATTTCGATGCGGCGACGATGGCCACGACTCACACGTTCTGCAACCGAATGCTCGCGGCTCTGGGGTTCCTCGGGGAGCGCGAACAGCAGTACCCGATCGTGGAGGACGTCGACGACATCGTCGCCGAGATCGCACGGGACGCGTACGTCGCCCGATTCGCCGGCGACCCGGATGCAGCACCGGAGTTCGCCGAGGCTCTCGGTATCGCGACGGGCGCGGTGCGGAACGCGAACGCGATCCTGGCCCCCGAACGGGACGACGAGCGCAGCGACGATTCCGATCTGCGCGTTCGGATGGCGACGCACATCCGGCAGCAGACCCAGCGCCGCAAGCGCGCGGCGCGCCTGCGAACGTACGACGATCTCCAGAACACCTTGTTCCGGATCGTCACCGACCCGGACATCGGCGACGCGGCCTGCCTGCGGATCCGCGACCAGTTCTCAGTGGTCCTGATCGACGAGTTCCAGGACACTGATCCGCAGCAATGGGAGATCGTCCGGCGGTGCTTCCACGGCGGGGTGCCCCTCATCCTGGTCGGCGACCCGAAGCAGTCGATCTACGCATTCCGGGGCGCAGAGGTGCTGAGCTACCTCAATGCGGTCCAGACGGCGCAGGACCGCCGCCTGCTGACGGTGAACCGACGGTCCGACGAAGCAGTGGTGAACGGACTCGGAGTGCTGTTCGCGGGCGCGACCTTCGGCCATGACGAGATCGCGTACCACCCGGTCGGGGCACACCACGGCGGCACCCGGATCCACGGTGCGCCTGCGGTGCGCATCCGCGGGTTCACGAAGAACGACTTCTCGGCTTTCACCAGGGACGGCACGTCGCCCCTGGTAGGCGGGGTGCGTGATCGGGTGATCGACGATGTGGCAGCGGATGTCGCCGCACTGCTCGCCTCGGAAGTCACCGTGGACGTCGACGGGGTCACCCGCCGCGTGCAGCCGGGTGACATCGCCGTCCTGTTACGTGCCAATCGGACGATCGAGCCGCTGCAGAAGGCCTTTACCGAACGCGGCGTCGCGTCGGTGGTCACCTCCGGAACGTCGGTCTTCGCGACCGATGCGGCGCGCCACTGGTGGCACGTTCTGACCGCCATCGACCAACCGTCCCGGCAGCCACGCGTGCGTCTCGCAGCTCTCTCACCACTGGTCGGTCATACCGCCGAGAAACTGGAGACGCAGGGGGACACCGGTGTCGGGACATTGGCGGGGCAGTTCGCCGAACTCGGACGTGTGTTCGCCGAAGGCGGGTTCGCGGCGATGTCGTCGCGCTTGTTCGACGAGTTCGAGACCGCTCGCCGGCTACTCGGGTCAGCGCGCGGTGAACGACTCCTGACGGACGTACGGCAGGTGGCCGACGTCTGCAACCGGTACGCCGCCGAGAGCGGGGCGGGCCTCACGTCGATCACCGAATGGCTGGGCGAGCAGATCGGTGAGCGGTCGTCCTGGTCGGGTCGAGGAGACGCCACGCGGCGGCTCGACCGGGACACCGCCGCGGTGCAGGTGATGACCGTGCACGCCAGCAAGGGCCTCGAGTTTCCGATCGTCTACGTGCCGTTCGGGTGGGACGGCGCGTCCCACCCCAATCCGTCGACGTTCGTCTTCCACGAGGACGACGGGCGACGGTATCTGGACGTCGGAGGCAAGTCGGCGCGCGGTTACCACCGACGCGATGCTCGGTCCCGGCGTGAGGCGGCGGGGGAGGATCTCCGTCTGATGTACGTGGCGGCCACCCGGGCGCGCTCGCAGGTCGTGCTCTGGTGGGCGCCGAGCACCACGACGGCGCGCGGTGCACTGCACCGCCTCCTTTTCACAGCCGCGGACCGGACGGCAGCTGCGGCGACGAACATGGTGGCGCCGATTCCGGATACGGTTCCGATCCCCGCCGAGGACATCGACTGCGTGGGCGTCCTTCGCGACGTCGCGGCGCGCAGCGACTCGATCTCAGTGGAACCCGCTGGCAGGCACCCGCACACGCGTGCACCACGTTCGGCGCAGAGCGGCACCGCCGTACCGGAACTCGAGGTCGCACGGTTCACCCGGCGGATCGACGACGGATGGCGCCGGACGTCGTACTCGGCGATCGTCGCAGCCGCGCATGCGGCCGCTCACGCTGTCTCGGTGACGCATAGTGCAGACGTGATCCGGACGGGCAGCGAACCGGATGAGGTGGAGCGGTCGGACGAACCATCGGATATCCCGGATCCGACCGCCGGTTCGGGTGACGCGGGCGAGGGACGGCCGTCCCCGATGAACGGATTGCCGTTCGGTGCGGCATTCGGGACCCTCGTGCACGAGGTCCTCGAGCACGTCGACACGTCGGCCACCGACATCGATGCGCATGTCGCACGCCTCTCCGCCGAGGGAGCCGCAGGACGTGGAGTCGCCATCGATGTGCCGACGCTGAGTGCCGCGTTGGTCAAGGTTCTGACCACTCCGCTGGGATTCGGTGACCTGTGGAGTGTGCGCCCGTCGGATCGGCTCGCCGAGCTGGACTTCGAGCTGCCGCTGTCCGCGAACGGAGGCGGGTTCGGGCTCGATGCTGTCGGCGCCCTGCTCGCCGAGCATCTTCCGTCCGACGACCCGCTGGCCCCGTACGCCGAGTCGGTGCGCACGGTCTCGGACGAGAAGTTTCGCGGATTCCTCACGGGCAGCATCGATTCCGTGCTGCGAACGCCGGACCGACGATTCGTCGTCGTCGATTACAAGACGAACCGGTTGCGTCCCGGCGAGCTGACCGTCGAGGACTTCGGTCGGGAGGCGATGGCCGCGGAGATGATGAGCTCGCACTATCCGTTGCAGGCGCTGCTGTATTCGGTTGCGCTGCATCGCTATCTGTCGTTGCGATTGCCGGAGTACCGCCCCGAGCAGCACCTCGGTCCGGTTCAGTATCACTTCGTGCGCGGCATGGCAGGTCCGGGAACTCCGGCCGGGTGCGGGGTGTTCGAGTGGCAGCTTCCCGCGGGTCTCGTCGTCGACATGAGTGATCTGCTCGCCGGATCGGAAGGAAGGGCACGATGA
- a CDS encoding acyl-CoA thioesterase → MSDTESAAVPEPFVVEVAMRWGDQDMLGHVNNVQIARILEESRVRTMQAWFGDHPPFAFVLARQEIEFTSILHYSEDPTRVQIWVPRIGNSSFDYGYRLFAPTGELAALGETTVTALDLKTGQPLPLPDSVRVALAERSGDEVPLRRRR, encoded by the coding sequence GTGTCGGATACAGAGAGCGCCGCAGTGCCGGAACCGTTCGTCGTCGAGGTCGCGATGCGGTGGGGTGATCAGGACATGCTCGGGCACGTGAACAACGTGCAGATCGCCCGGATCCTCGAGGAGTCCCGGGTCCGCACGATGCAGGCGTGGTTCGGCGACCATCCGCCGTTCGCCTTCGTGCTGGCGCGTCAGGAGATCGAGTTCACGTCGATCCTGCACTACAGCGAGGACCCGACCCGGGTGCAGATATGGGTTCCGCGCATCGGGAACAGCTCGTTCGACTACGGCTACCGCCTGTTCGCACCGACCGGCGAGCTCGCAGCGCTCGGTGAGACGACGGTGACCGCTCTCGATCTGAAGACCGGACAGCCGTTGCCGCTTCCCGATTCGGTGAGGGTCGCCCTGGCCGAGCGCTCGGGTGACGAGGTGCCGCTGCGTCGCAGGCGCTGA
- the recC gene encoding exodeoxyribonuclease V subunit gamma, giving the protein MLTVHRAERADTLVGVLADVLATPLADPMRSEIVAVPERGVERWLRQQLSLRLGVAANIDFDSPAALLRQITVALADDPEATDSWYGDRLRWPVLRVLDANVHDPRLGVLAAHLGVTSDDPEPTELRRGRRYSTASTIARLFAAYGWQRPAMIADWAAGLDTDGAGNQLADHLQWQPWFWRLVREEVGHPHPAEGLEQLAARVRADPDLVDLPDRLALFGPTRIPQTLQTVLGALSAEREVSLYLPHPSDALWRTISDRGSQPRRRRSERDAVVPRHPLLAALSRDVQELQEVLEPSIDAVIYHPDTTAEVSTVLGALHEGQRRDSLDTAGLPADTSVEVHACHGPERQVEVLRDRLLHLFDADPTLEPRDVLIMCPDVEAYAPLIRGAFGQTGMHHPAYSLRVRLADRGIRESNAVLDVVARVLDLAAGRVRAGELLDLASSSPVRTRFGFTDDDLDNLAGWIQRSGIRWGVDTAQRARFGLAGFPQGTLATGLDRMLLGVVAEEAENEWLATALPLAGIDSTDTDLAGRFAEFADRLSSLIEAAIGECTTTEWADLLIGAVDGLTDVDDETEWQRAQAVGLLTDALAGSDEGRELRLELADVRDLISGILVARPTRSNFCTGELTVCSMVPMRSVPHRAIVILGMDTGAYPRASSLDGDDALAVAPMVGERAVRDEDRQIFLDAVTAAKDHLFVFYSGADPLTGAVKPPAVVVSELVDAVDVIIGHSGPDESPIVRRHTLHAFDERNFRSDAAGGVGPFSYDQSLLSGARALSALRRSDVPAAALPRVADADLPAPERGDVDLDELIRFLTAPVEGFARQRLGIGLPDDVDEHPDQLAVSLDGLEQWGVGNRYLQALLDGRDPQAAQGAELRRGTLPPFAFGTKTFGPIREKAQAIATAAAGYRSDSSDAVDVRVELPGGRRLYGTVGDVFDRRLVPVSYSRLGAKQRIAAWIRLLAMAAGSARSVPEAVVVGSGGSRPSARMSRLTAPDDAAETLALLVAIRDAGLSAPIGLTLDAAEAAASELDRSGNGRRAMQRARRAYSGSYGDKNRYAGLVFHGDPLIDVSFDELSCAQPEQAAFAGLAQALPGDDSTPMFARLAAAVFGPLLRNEEAQ; this is encoded by the coding sequence ATGCTGACGGTCCACAGAGCAGAACGTGCCGACACGCTCGTCGGTGTGCTCGCCGACGTCCTCGCGACGCCACTAGCCGACCCGATGCGCTCGGAGATCGTCGCCGTCCCGGAACGCGGCGTGGAGCGCTGGCTGCGCCAGCAACTGTCGTTGCGTCTCGGCGTCGCTGCGAACATCGATTTCGATTCGCCCGCGGCACTGCTCCGCCAGATCACCGTCGCGCTCGCCGACGACCCGGAAGCCACGGACAGTTGGTACGGCGATCGTTTGAGGTGGCCGGTTCTGCGAGTTCTCGATGCGAATGTGCACGATCCGCGGCTCGGAGTGCTCGCAGCGCATCTGGGCGTCACGTCCGACGACCCAGAGCCCACCGAACTGCGTCGCGGACGCCGGTACTCGACGGCGTCGACCATCGCACGGCTGTTCGCGGCCTACGGCTGGCAGCGTCCGGCGATGATCGCCGACTGGGCCGCCGGACTCGACACCGACGGTGCCGGAAATCAGCTCGCCGACCATTTGCAATGGCAGCCGTGGTTCTGGCGGCTGGTGCGCGAGGAGGTCGGCCATCCGCACCCGGCCGAAGGACTCGAGCAACTCGCCGCGCGAGTGCGGGCGGACCCGGACCTGGTTGACCTCCCGGATCGGCTCGCACTGTTCGGCCCCACCCGCATCCCGCAGACACTCCAGACCGTTCTCGGAGCACTGAGCGCTGAACGGGAGGTCTCGCTCTACCTGCCGCACCCTTCAGATGCGCTGTGGCGAACCATCTCTGATCGCGGTAGCCAGCCGCGACGTCGACGCTCGGAGCGCGACGCAGTGGTTCCTCGGCACCCGTTGCTCGCCGCGCTGTCCCGGGACGTGCAGGAGCTGCAGGAGGTTCTCGAACCGTCGATCGATGCGGTCATCTACCACCCCGACACGACGGCAGAGGTGTCCACCGTGCTTGGTGCATTGCACGAGGGTCAGCGGCGGGACAGCCTCGACACTGCCGGACTGCCGGCTGACACATCTGTGGAGGTGCATGCCTGTCACGGTCCGGAGCGGCAGGTAGAGGTACTCCGCGACCGGCTGCTCCATCTGTTCGACGCCGATCCGACGCTCGAGCCGCGCGATGTGCTGATCATGTGTCCCGATGTCGAGGCCTACGCCCCGCTCATCCGCGGCGCCTTCGGGCAGACCGGGATGCACCACCCCGCGTACTCGCTGCGTGTACGTCTTGCGGACCGTGGAATCCGGGAGTCGAACGCGGTTCTCGACGTGGTGGCGCGAGTGCTGGACCTGGCGGCAGGACGGGTACGGGCGGGCGAGCTCCTCGATCTCGCGTCGTCATCGCCGGTGCGGACTCGGTTCGGTTTCACCGACGACGATCTGGACAACCTCGCCGGGTGGATCCAGCGATCGGGGATCCGGTGGGGTGTGGATACGGCGCAACGTGCCCGATTCGGTCTGGCCGGCTTTCCGCAGGGCACGCTCGCCACCGGACTGGACCGCATGCTGCTGGGCGTGGTCGCGGAGGAGGCCGAGAACGAATGGCTGGCGACCGCGTTGCCACTGGCGGGGATCGACTCCACGGATACCGATCTGGCAGGACGCTTCGCCGAGTTCGCCGACCGTCTGTCGTCCCTGATCGAGGCGGCGATCGGCGAGTGCACCACCACCGAGTGGGCCGACCTGCTCATCGGCGCGGTCGACGGTCTCACCGACGTCGACGACGAGACCGAGTGGCAGCGTGCGCAGGCGGTCGGCCTGCTCACCGATGCGCTCGCCGGCTCCGATGAAGGCCGCGAACTGCGGCTCGAACTCGCCGACGTCCGGGACCTGATCAGTGGGATCCTGGTGGCACGGCCGACACGGTCGAACTTCTGCACAGGAGAGCTGACCGTGTGCTCGATGGTTCCGATGCGCTCGGTGCCGCATCGCGCGATCGTGATTCTCGGCATGGATACGGGCGCGTATCCCAGAGCGTCGTCGCTCGACGGCGACGACGCCCTTGCAGTGGCTCCGATGGTGGGCGAGCGAGCAGTTCGCGACGAGGATCGGCAGATCTTCCTCGATGCCGTCACCGCCGCGAAGGATCACCTGTTCGTGTTCTACTCAGGGGCCGATCCGCTGACTGGAGCGGTGAAGCCTCCTGCCGTGGTGGTGAGCGAACTGGTCGACGCCGTAGACGTGATCATCGGTCACTCCGGCCCAGACGAATCGCCCATCGTCCGGCGGCACACGCTGCACGCGTTCGACGAGCGGAATTTCCGGTCGGACGCCGCGGGCGGTGTCGGACCGTTCAGCTACGACCAGTCCCTGCTCTCCGGCGCCCGCGCGCTGAGCGCGCTGCGGCGCTCGGATGTGCCCGCGGCCGCTCTCCCGCGCGTCGCCGACGCCGATCTGCCGGCGCCGGAACGCGGCGACGTCGACTTGGACGAACTCATTCGCTTCCTGACTGCGCCGGTCGAGGGATTCGCACGTCAACGGCTCGGGATCGGGCTGCCGGACGACGTCGACGAGCACCCGGATCAGCTCGCCGTCTCGCTGGACGGCCTGGAGCAGTGGGGCGTGGGCAACAGATATCTGCAGGCACTGCTCGATGGACGCGACCCGCAGGCGGCGCAGGGGGCCGAACTGCGACGCGGCACCCTGCCGCCGTTCGCGTTCGGTACCAAGACTTTCGGACCGATTCGGGAGAAGGCGCAGGCCATCGCGACCGCGGCGGCCGGTTACCGATCGGACTCGTCCGACGCCGTCGACGTTCGCGTGGAACTACCCGGTGGGCGCCGCCTGTACGGCACCGTCGGGGACGTGTTCGACCGGCGGCTGGTTCCGGTGTCCTATTCACGGTTGGGCGCCAAACAGCGAATCGCCGCCTGGATCAGACTGCTGGCCATGGCCGCGGGATCGGCCCGGTCGGTGCCGGAGGCCGTCGTCGTCGGCAGCGGAGGCAGCCGCCCGTCGGCGAGGATGAGCCGGCTCACCGCGCCGGATGACGCTGCGGAGACGCTGGCGTTACTCGTCGCCATTCGGGACGCCGGACTGAGCGCCCCGATCGGACTGACTCTCGATGCAGCGGAGGCCGCCGCATCGGAACTGGACCGCAGCGGAAACGGACGGCGGGCGATGCAGCGGGCGCGACGTGCCTACAGCGGGTCGTACGGCGACAAGAACCGCTACGCCGGATTGGTGTTCCACGGCGACCCGTTGATCGACGTCTCCTTCGATGAGCTGTCGTGCGCCCAACCGGAGCAGGCGGCTTTCGCCGGTCTCGCGCAGGCACTACCCGGCGACGACTCGACTCCCATGTTCGCGCGTCTGGCGGCGGCCGTGTTCGGGCCGCTCCTTCGGAACGAGGAGGCGCAATGA
- the recD gene encoding exodeoxyribonuclease V subunit alpha, giving the protein MIVESESGALAPFNDAGILQAADVHVARRIAALSGADVNDDVLLATALAVRAVRTGSTCVQLDAIAGTVADRRSDADGDQPEDLPWPPVDRVDRALRESALITGCPSGPLKPLALADSADGPLLYLRKYFRQEQSIRAILDERSQTRPVVDADSLSSALDEAFDSADGDAYDRQRAAAALAATSWTTVLAGGPGTGKTYTVARVLAVMETLLGEDVRIGLCAPTGRAAAQLQTSIGDYSRTRHRLRSDPTAVTVHRLLGSRPDGTFVRGAGNRLPYDVVVVDETSMLPVTMMCRLLESLRRDTRLILVGDPHQLVSVEAGAVLADLVERDPDGTDSAELSDAFAAAAALADADFGDAELSALTGGVVTLRRGHRYGDRIGEVAEAVNQGDADRVLELIGDGTDTDGPVTLVDPEDLDGVRGTVVDWAGHLRGAAEAGDDRTAVAALRTHRVLCAHRAGRFGVAGWSRRITGWISEDLGLDAHGSAWYPGEPLLVTANDRAQGVYNGDSGVVVRGEGASLAAVFERGDDIKTLHPSQLADVVPVYAMTIHRSQGSQFTEVTVVLPPADAELLTRELLYTAITRAEKRVRIVGTADALRAAVGRRVARASGLRSRLTEV; this is encoded by the coding sequence ATGATCGTCGAATCCGAGTCCGGAGCGCTCGCACCGTTCAACGACGCCGGCATCCTGCAGGCCGCCGACGTCCACGTCGCCCGGCGAATCGCCGCGCTGTCGGGCGCCGATGTGAACGACGACGTCCTGCTCGCCACGGCCCTCGCCGTGCGTGCCGTGCGGACCGGATCGACGTGCGTGCAGCTCGACGCCATCGCAGGCACGGTCGCCGACCGCCGCTCCGACGCAGACGGTGATCAGCCGGAGGACCTTCCGTGGCCACCCGTCGACCGTGTGGACCGCGCGCTGCGCGAATCGGCGCTCATCACCGGCTGCCCGTCCGGTCCGCTGAAGCCGTTGGCGCTTGCAGACTCCGCGGACGGTCCGCTGCTGTACCTGCGCAAGTACTTCCGCCAGGAGCAGAGCATCCGCGCCATTCTCGACGAACGGTCGCAGACGCGGCCGGTGGTCGATGCGGACTCGTTGTCCAGTGCGCTCGACGAGGCCTTCGACTCGGCGGACGGCGACGCCTACGACCGGCAGCGTGCGGCCGCGGCGCTGGCGGCCACCAGTTGGACCACCGTGCTCGCCGGCGGGCCAGGGACGGGTAAGACCTACACGGTGGCGCGCGTCCTGGCGGTCATGGAGACGCTGCTCGGCGAGGACGTCCGAATCGGACTCTGCGCCCCGACCGGTCGGGCGGCGGCGCAGTTGCAGACGTCCATCGGCGACTACAGCCGTACGCGACATCGCCTGCGCAGCGACCCGACAGCGGTGACGGTGCACCGGCTCCTTGGCTCGCGACCGGATGGGACGTTCGTGCGCGGCGCGGGCAACCGCCTCCCGTACGACGTGGTGGTGGTCGATGAGACCTCCATGCTGCCGGTCACCATGATGTGCAGGCTCCTCGAGTCGCTGCGCCGGGACACCCGACTCATCCTCGTGGGTGATCCTCACCAGCTGGTGTCGGTGGAAGCGGGTGCGGTACTCGCCGATCTGGTGGAGCGCGACCCCGACGGAACCGATTCGGCGGAGCTCTCCGACGCTTTCGCGGCAGCGGCAGCGCTCGCCGACGCCGACTTCGGCGATGCCGAACTATCGGCGCTGACGGGAGGCGTCGTCACTCTGCGCCGCGGTCACCGGTACGGCGATCGGATCGGCGAGGTGGCCGAGGCGGTGAACCAGGGCGACGCCGACCGGGTGCTGGAGCTCATCGGCGACGGAACCGACACGGATGGTCCGGTCACGCTCGTCGATCCGGAGGATCTCGACGGAGTCCGCGGCACCGTCGTCGACTGGGCCGGGCACCTGAGAGGCGCCGCAGAAGCGGGTGACGACCGGACAGCGGTCGCGGCGCTGCGCACCCATCGTGTGCTGTGCGCTCACCGGGCGGGGAGGTTCGGGGTCGCCGGTTGGTCACGCCGGATCACCGGATGGATCAGCGAGGATCTCGGTCTGGACGCTCACGGTTCGGCCTGGTATCCGGGCGAGCCGCTGCTGGTCACGGCCAACGATCGCGCGCAGGGTGTCTACAACGGCGACTCGGGCGTCGTCGTCCGGGGAGAAGGCGCCTCGTTGGCCGCGGTGTTCGAGCGCGGAGACGACATCAAGACACTTCATCCGAGCCAGCTGGCCGACGTGGTGCCGGTGTACGCGATGACCATTCACCGGAGCCAGGGCAGTCAGTTCACTGAGGTGACGGTGGTGCTGCCGCCGGCCGATGCCGAACTCCTGACGCGGGAACTCCTGTACACGGCCATCACGCGGGCCGAGAAGCGCGTCCGGATCGTGGGCACCGCGGATGCACTGCGGGCAGCGGTGGGCCGTCGGGTCGCACGGGCGAGCGGGCTCCGTTCGCGCCTCACCGAGGTGTGA
- a CDS encoding GNAT family N-acetyltransferase: MAIDTQRLRLRPVTPADVDSLHELDSDPNVMRFVNGGRPTARDTIAEWVVPRSQTQFRTHGTGMWTARLRRGGDFIGWVQLRLPRHSTVRELELSYRFDQRVWGHGLAAEAAGALIAVTFLSTDTERIFASTHSDHNSSQAVMRKLGMRLSPAGLSARQLSGHDDEHDVEYEILHEQWAAARGRRAVRPPAGRHRRPTSTTGMPA; this comes from the coding sequence GTGGCCATCGACACCCAGCGTCTGCGACTGCGTCCCGTGACGCCCGCAGACGTCGACAGCCTGCACGAACTCGACTCCGATCCGAATGTGATGCGGTTCGTCAACGGTGGTCGGCCGACCGCCCGCGACACCATCGCAGAATGGGTGGTACCGCGTTCCCAGACGCAGTTCCGCACTCACGGGACTGGTATGTGGACTGCCCGCCTGCGGCGTGGAGGGGACTTCATCGGCTGGGTTCAACTGCGCCTTCCGCGCCACAGCACAGTCCGTGAACTCGAGCTCAGCTACCGCTTCGATCAGCGCGTCTGGGGACACGGCCTGGCCGCTGAGGCTGCGGGCGCACTGATCGCCGTCACCTTCCTGTCAACCGACACCGAGCGAATCTTCGCCAGCACGCACAGCGACCACAACTCGTCCCAGGCGGTGATGCGCAAACTCGGGATGCGATTGTCGCCCGCAGGCCTGTCCGCCCGCCAGCTGTCCGGTCATGACGATGAGCACGACGTCGAGTACGAGATTCTCCACGAGCAGTGGGCTGCGGCCCGCGGCCGCCGCGCAGTGCGGCCACCCGCCGGCCGGCATCGACGGCCGACCAGCACCACCGGGATGCCGGCCTGA